From the Solanum stenotomum isolate F172 chromosome 4, ASM1918654v1, whole genome shotgun sequence genome, one window contains:
- the LOC125862637 gene encoding U-box domain-containing protein 35-like translates to MVSLQGLNEERLVAVAIDKNKGSQYALRWATENVLTKGQKVTLLHVPQTQTTSAPQSPTECNNVGGNDSSIGQDSNSQCTDLFLPFRVFCSFKEIAYDLIILEGQDIAKSLIDYVSLYRVQNLILGCPSKNGISRLFTKSEVANTVMKKAPSFCNIYIVSKGKISSTRMASHPLKRRFSNPSIRVPPQRNSNFDATNLMSRVSISTNKTSDDQVYVAKADNSFSGSDRMSTDSTLFLDCYDNLGSEVHSHRPSVSMDSKNVGELTRLSGFGPTRLADHIHSTNDFLLSEQKCEENPLSSDKIKEMGEKLRRLELQTIQTMEMYHAACKEALREKQKLKELENLRKEDVKKLEEARREKEEALDRVAKEKALRIASKEEAKAAQRKAEREAQKRKRFERKALKKSEAKKSTIKSLVHSQKAIKYQSLLRILVVSIIFYLYFFALR, encoded by the exons ATGGTGAGCCTACAAGGATTAAATGAAGAAAGATTGGTAGCTGTGGccattgataaaaataaaggaaGCCAATATGCACTTAGATGGGCTACTGAAAATGTACTTACAAAAGGCCAAAAGGTTACATTACTTCATGTTCCTCAAACTCAAACTACATCAGCACCACAATCTCCAACTGAATGTAACAATg TAGGAGGTAATGATTCATCAATCGGACAAGATTCAAATAGCCAATGTACAGATTTGTTCCTTCCTTTTCGCGTCTTTTGTTCTTTCAAAGAA ATAGCTTATGACCTAATCATACTTGAAGGTCAAGACATTGCAAAGTCTCTTATTGACTATGTTTCACTATATAGAGTTCAAAATTTGATACTTGGTTGTCCATCAAAGAATGGGATTTCAAg ACTTTTCACAAAAAGTGAAGTTGCAAATACTGTAATGAAGAAGGCACCAAGTTTTTGCAATATTTACATAGTTTCCAAAGGGAAAATCAGTTCTACAAGAATGGCTTCTCATCCGTTGAAACGGAGATTCTCGAATCCTAGCATACGAGTCCCACCACAACGCAATTCCAACTTTGATGCAACTAATTTAAT GTCTCGGGTGAGTATATCAACCAACAAGACATCAGATGATCAGGTTTATGTGGCAAAAGCTGATAATTCATTTTCAGGTTCTGATAGAATGAGCACAGATAGTACTTTGTTCCTGGATTGTTATGATAATTTAGGAAGTGAAGTTCATTCTCATCGTCCCTCAGTATCTATGGACAGCAAAAACGTTGGAGAGCTTACAAGGTTGTCTGGTTTTGGTCCTACAAGGTTGGCTGATCATATCCATTCCACAAATGACTTTCTACTATCTGAACAGAAATGTGAAGAAAATCCATTGTCCTCCGATAAAATT AAAGAAATGGGAGAAAAGCTGAGAAGACTAGAGTTACAAACAATTCAAACTATGGAAATGTACCATGCAGCCTGCAAAGAAGCACTACGAGAGAAGCAAAAG TTGAAGGAACTTGAAAATTTGAGGAAGGAAGATGTGAAGAAACTAGAAGAAGCGAGACGAGAAAAGGAAGAGGCATTGGATCGTGTTGCCAAGGAGAAAGCATTAAGAATTGCATCAAAGGAAGAGGCGAAAGCTGCTCAAAGAAAGGCTGAAAGAGAGGCACAAAAGAGAAAGCGTTTTGAAAGAAAAGCGCTTAAAAAATCTGAGGCCAAGAAGTCTACTATAAAGTCCTTAGTTCACTCCCAAAAGGCTATAAAGTATCAAAGTTTACTTAGGATACTTGTGGTTTCGATAATTTTCTACCTTTATTTCTTTGCGTTGAGATGA
- the LOC125861579 gene encoding uncharacterized protein LOC125861579, whose protein sequence is MTDPERLNRCLENYLRCMTGHKPKGWNKWLSLAEFWYHTSLKMSPFKVIYGYDPPQLSFELIAQSRVDVVDQLFKERQLMAKILKENLAKAHNMMKTSVAIRKNLKLASKFYEPYKIIKKIGPVAYKLALPPTARIHPVFHISQLKKKVGDQVNPTIDPPICSPDGQPLVEPVAILEGMYMTRMKNHKERKQGCNTSARAMGRLTARRSYPGRLSIHRHNFQTLLILEDRCHLKKSGLSQLTIKF, encoded by the exons ATGACGGATCCAGAAAGGTTGAACAGGTGTTTGGAGAATTACTTAAGGTGCATGACAGGTCATAAACCAAAGGGTTGGAACAAGTGGTTGTCTTTAGCTGAGTTCTGGTACCATACTTCACTGAAAATGTCTCCATTTAAGGTGATATATGGTTATGACCCTCCTCAACTATCTTTCGAATTGATTGCACAATCCAGAGTTGATGTTGTCGACCAACTATTCAAGGAAAGGCAACTGATGGCTAAGATATTGAAGGAGAATCTTGCTAAAGCTCATAACATGATGAAG ACATCTGTAGCTATTAGGAAAAATCTCAAGCTGGCATCAAAGTTCTATGAACCTTATAAGATTATCAAAAAGATTGGACCAGTGGCCTACAAATTAGCATTGCCTCCTACTGCAAGGATACATCCTGTTTTTCACATATCTCAGCTTAAGAAGAAGGTGGGTGATCAAGTGAATCCTACTATAGACCCTCCCATTTGTTCACCTGATGGCCAACCCCTAGTGGAACCTGTGGCTATATTAGAAGGGATGTACATGACAAG AATGAAGAATCATAAAGAAAGGAAACAAGGCTGCAACACAAGTGCTCGTGCAATGGGCCGACTTACTGCTAGAAGAAGCTACCCGGGAAGATTATCAATTCATCGTCACAATTTCCAGACTTTGCTGATCCTTGAAGACAGGTGCCATTTGAAGAAGAGTGGATTGTCACAACTCACAATTAAGTTTTAA